Proteins found in one Zea mays cultivar B73 chromosome 1, Zm-B73-REFERENCE-NAM-5.0, whole genome shotgun sequence genomic segment:
- the LOC109941319 gene encoding uncharacterized protein, giving the protein MAPGKRSTWTSRKPEEPVPTDYEKIRAMNMMKNNQLFQRLGLGQLKSLVTATATNNKEDCPQQSESLYDGENTDNSNEEESQCRNDGRANISNDGDQISTKVTRGNKRIVAPVQERTIRVTRQRIAEINQENSHNLSVHKQLSSCPATNHDSIETLVVPTQPSANTTIDNNPTHNIDNAIEPNSLIQEESDNHNAVEGTIDIIPRRKSMGKQLESLSRGLGMKIPIQITEGSKRPEPPIQAAKFASEGGITLRQHIPIFHHWKEYKRKENEPCSIHHGQ; this is encoded by the exons ATGGCTCCAGGGAAGAGGTCCACATGGACCTCACGGAAACCCGAAG AACCTGTGCCAACTGATTACGAGAAAATAAGGGCTATGAATATGATGAAGAACAATCAATTGTTTCAACGGCTAGGCCTTGGACAACTGAAATCACTAGTGACTGCTACAGCTACAAACAACAAAGAAGACTGTCCTCAGCAATCAGAGAGTTTATATGATGGTGAAAACACTGACAATTCTAATGAAGAG GAATCCCAATGTCGTAACGATGGTCGTGCCAACATATCCAATGATGGTGATCAGATCTCAACAAAAGTAACAAGAGGAAATAAAAGAATTGTGGCACCTGTGCAGGAGCGAACAATTAGAGTCACTAGGCAAAGAATTGCTGAAATAAACCAAGAAAATAGCCACAACCTGTCTGTTCATAAACAACTCAGTTCATGTCCTGCTACAAACCATGATTCGATCGAAACTCTTGTTGTTCCTACACAACCTAGTGCAAATACCACCATAGACAATAACCCAACACATAACATAGATAATGCTATAGAGCCTAATTCTCTGATACAGGAGGAGAGTGATAACCACAATGCAGTTGAAG GAACAATAGATATCATACCAAGGAGAAAAAGTATGGGCAAACAACTTGAATCGTTAAGTAGAGGACTAGGAATGAAGATTCCAATCCAAATTACTGAAGGGAGCAAGAGGCCGGAGCCACCCATTCAAGCTGCTAAGTTTGCATCAGAGGGGGGAATCACATTGCGGCAGCACATTCCAATATTTCACCACTGGAAGGAGTACAAGAGGAAAGAGAATGaacctt GCTCAATTCACCATGGACAATGA
- the LOC100193126 gene encoding Dof zinc finger protein PBF-like, producing MDMNSNANNSTAAAASAPINNQQEAVVSSPTRKEQARNPKKARAAPQQAGGSGEPRPRPPPDAAHSCPRCSSTNTKFCYYNNYNLTQPRYFCKTCRRYWTHGGTLRNVPVGGGCRRNKRASSSSSPFPGPSSTAATSAAMEKTVSTRLMLMATSTMAMPSPTAGLFVPDDMSPAFTPTTGGSGFDDLAGMDEQHQQGFLPFSPLSLSDQAPELAPGGGGDTTPSFLDMLTGGYLDGGGYGGMSGGSDAMDMPFSLPEMGPPTTDPMPFQLQWTSSELDNYINDDGGYAAGPAAGVQQQQQQQQQQINGGDHQKQDENKEAGNGKGNDDGGGGSSSVYSFWMNTSGSDGAEG from the exons ATGGACATGAACTCCAACGCCAACAACAGCACTGCCGCAGCAGCATCGGCTCCCATCAACAACCAGCAG GAGGCTGTGGTGTCATCCCCAACCAGAAAGGAGCAAGCCAGGAACCCCAAGAAGGCGCGGGCGGCGCCGCAGCAGGCGGGCGGCAGCGGGGAGCCTAGGCCGCGGCCTCCGCCGGACGCGGCGCACAGCTGCCCGCGCTGCTCCTCCACCAACACAAAGTTCTGCTACTACAACAACTACAACCTGACGCAGCCGCGCTACTTCTGCAAGACGTGCCGCCGCTACTGGACACACGGCGGCACCCTCCGCAACGTCCCCGTCGGCGGCGGCTGCCGCAGGAACAAGCGCGCCTCCAGCTCCTCGTCCCCGTTTCCGGGCCCCTCCAGCACCGCCGCCACCAGCGCCGCGATGGAGAAGACCGTCAGCACGCGGCTGATGCTGATGGCGACCAGCACCATGGCGATGCCCTCCCCGACGGCAGGCCTGTTTGTTCCCGATGACATGTCCCCGGCATTCACGCCGACGACGGGCGGTAGCGGCTTCGACGACCTCGCCGGCATGGACGAGCAGCACCAGCAGGGCTTCCTGCCCTTCTCGCCGCTGTCCCTGTCCGACCAGGCGCCGGAGCTGGCTCCTGGAGGAGGGGGTGACACGACGCCGTCTTTCCTGGACATGCTGACAGGAGGGTATCTCGATGGCGGCGGCTACGGCGGCATGAGCGGTGGCAGCGATGCGATGGACATGCCGTTCTCGCTGCCTGAGATGGGGCCCCCGACAACTGATCCAATGCCGTTTCAGCTCCAGTGGACGTCATCAGAGCTTGACAACTACATCAACGACGACGGTGGTTATGCAGCAGGACCAGCCGCCGgagtgcagcagcagcagcagcagcagcagcagcagattaATGGTGGTGATCACCAGAAGCAGGACGAGAACAAAGAGGCGGGGAACGGCAAAGGCaacgacgacggcggcggcgggtcGTCGTCGGTGTACAGCTTCTGGATGAACACCAGCGGCAGCGACGGGGCAGAGGGGTAG